One window of Rhodospirillaceae bacterium genomic DNA carries:
- the rimM gene encoding 16S rRNA processing protein RimM — protein MTEKRPARETQADRICVGAVVGAHGVKGTLRVRSFTENPEDLTAYGPATDEAGERVFKLSVEGRAKNDLLVRVAGVSDRDTALALKGTRFYVPRAALPEPEEGEYYHGDLIGLRVEDGDGNALGSVRGVHNFGAGDVLEIGAESGATLMIPFTHQAAPEIDLKAGRMRVNPEAGSGSQAAHPPKEPPRAKEGE, from the coding sequence ATGACCGAGAAACGCCCGGCGCGTGAAACGCAAGCAGACCGCATCTGCGTCGGTGCCGTCGTCGGTGCCCATGGCGTAAAGGGGACGCTTCGCGTGCGCAGCTTCACGGAAAACCCGGAGGACCTAACGGCCTATGGCCCGGCCACGGACGAAGCGGGCGAACGCGTCTTCAAACTTTCCGTCGAGGGCAGGGCAAAGAACGATCTTCTGGTGCGCGTCGCCGGCGTTAGCGATCGCGACACGGCACTGGCACTTAAGGGCACGCGGTTTTACGTACCGCGCGCCGCCCTGCCCGAACCGGAAGAGGGTGAATATTACCATGGCGACCTGATCGGACTTCGGGTCGAGGACGGAGACGGCAACGCCCTTGGCAGCGTACGCGGCGTCCATAATTTCGGTGCCGGCGATGTTTTAGAGATCGGAGCCGAAAGCGGAGCAACCCTGATGATCCCATTCACCCATCAGGCGGCCCCCGAGATTGACCTGAAGGCGGGCCGAATGCGTGTCAATCCTGAGGCTGGCAGTGGATCACAAGCGGCACACCCGCCAAAAGAACCGCCGCGAGCCAAGGAAGGGGAATAA
- the leuD gene encoding 3-isopropylmalate dehydratase small subunit encodes MEKFKNFKGIAAMLPIINVDTDMIVPKQFLKTITRTGLGKNLFFEMRYTQDGAEKPDFILNREPWTHATILVAGRNFGCGSSREHAVWAISDFNIRCVIAPSFADIFYSNCFKNGILPIQLPQGDVQTLMKDAERGRNGSLAIDLAAQTVTRTDGGVFSFEIDPFLKRCLLEGLDDIALTLQKEEKITAFEARQRETHPWLVA; translated from the coding sequence ATGGAAAAATTTAAAAACTTCAAAGGCATTGCAGCAATGCTGCCGATCATCAATGTCGATACCGACATGATTGTCCCCAAACAATTCCTAAAGACAATCACGCGCACGGGGCTTGGAAAAAACCTCTTCTTCGAGATGCGTTACACCCAGGACGGCGCCGAAAAACCGGATTTTATCCTCAACCGGGAACCGTGGACGCACGCCACCATTCTGGTCGCGGGCCGCAATTTCGGTTGCGGCTCCAGCCGCGAACACGCCGTCTGGGCAATTTCGGATTTCAACATCCGGTGCGTCATTGCGCCGTCCTTCGCCGATATTTTCTACAGCAACTGCTTCAAGAACGGCATTCTGCCCATCCAGCTTCCCCAGGGCGACGTTCAAACCCTGATGAAGGATGCCGAACGCGGCCGTAACGGGTCGCTTGCCATCGACCTGGCGGCCCAGACGGTCACGCGCACCGATGGTGGTGTTTTTTCCTTCGAGATCGACCCCTTCCTGAAGCGCTGTCTGCTGGAAGGCCTCGACGACATTGCGTTGACGCTGCAGAAGGAAGAAAAGATTACCGCCTTTGAAGCGCGCCAGCGTGAGACACATCCCTGGCTTGTTGCGTAA
- the leuC gene encoding 3-isopropylmalate dehydratase large subunit, with product MARSRTLFDKIWQSHLVESAKDGTCLLYIDRHLVHEVTSPQAFDGLRAAGRRLRHPKATLAVADHNVPTTARAAGITNPESRMQVETLEKNCKEFGIAYFSMDDIRQGIVHVIGPEQGFTQPGMTIVCGDSHTATHGAFGALAFGIGTSEVEHVLATQTLIQKPAKNMRVTVTGTLGPEITAKDIALAIIGAIGTAGGTGYVIEYAGDAIRNLSMEGRMTLCNMTIEAGARAGLIAPDETTFAYLKGRNFVPTGTVWEQAVAMWRTLPSDEGATYDKEVTLDADAIVPQVTWGTSPQDVAPITGAVPDPVRETDPDRRRAMERALAYMGLTAGTPMQDIKIDCVFIGSCTNGRIEDLRAAAAIVKGKKINAHVRAMVVPGSGLVKQAAEAEGLDQIFLDAGFEWREPGCSMCLAMNADKLKPGERCASTSNRNFEGRQGRDGRTHLMSPIMACAAALAGHLADIRKIS from the coding sequence ATGGCGCGATCGAGGACATTATTCGATAAAATCTGGCAGTCCCACCTGGTGGAAAGTGCCAAGGACGGCACCTGCCTGCTTTATATCGACCGGCATCTCGTCCATGAGGTAACCAGCCCCCAGGCCTTCGACGGGCTGCGTGCGGCCGGGCGGCGCTTGCGCCACCCCAAGGCAACCCTCGCCGTCGCCGATCACAACGTGCCAACGACAGCACGAGCCGCCGGCATCACCAACCCGGAATCCCGCATGCAGGTCGAAACCCTCGAAAAAAACTGCAAGGAATTCGGCATTGCCTATTTTTCGATGGACGACATCCGCCAGGGAATTGTCCACGTCATCGGACCAGAGCAGGGCTTTACGCAACCCGGCATGACCATCGTCTGCGGCGATAGCCACACGGCAACCCACGGCGCCTTTGGTGCCCTTGCCTTTGGCATCGGCACGTCCGAGGTCGAACACGTCCTGGCCACCCAGACGCTTATTCAAAAACCCGCAAAAAATATGCGCGTGACGGTGACCGGAACCCTGGGGCCGGAAATCACGGCCAAGGACATTGCCCTGGCCATCATCGGTGCCATCGGCACCGCCGGCGGCACCGGGTATGTCATTGAATATGCCGGCGACGCCATTCGAAATCTGTCGATGGAAGGGCGGATGACACTCTGCAACATGACCATTGAGGCAGGCGCACGCGCAGGCCTCATCGCCCCAGATGAAACGACCTTTGCCTATCTGAAAGGCCGGAATTTTGTGCCAACGGGCACCGTCTGGGAACAGGCGGTTGCCATGTGGCGGACGCTTCCTTCCGACGAAGGTGCCACCTACGACAAGGAAGTCACCCTCGACGCCGACGCCATCGTCCCCCAGGTGACGTGGGGAACCAGCCCCCAGGACGTGGCCCCCATCACCGGGGCTGTGCCGGACCCGGTCCGTGAAACGGACCCGGACCGCCGGCGTGCCATGGAACGCGCCCTTGCCTATATGGGATTGACGGCGGGAACGCCGATGCAGGACATCAAAATTGATTGCGTCTTCATCGGCTCGTGCACAAACGGGCGGATCGAAGATCTGCGCGCCGCCGCCGCCATCGTAAAGGGAAAGAAAATCAACGCCCATGTTCGCGCCATGGTGGTGCCGGGCTCAGGCTTGGTCAAACAGGCGGCGGAAGCCGAAGGCCTCGACCAAATTTTCCTCGACGCGGGCTTTGAATGGCGCGAGCCCGGCTGTTCGATGTGCCTGGCGATGAACGCCGACAAGCTGAAGCCGGGCGAACGCTGCGCCTCGACCTCGAACCGCAATTTCGAAGGCCGCCAGGGCCGCGACGGACGCACCCATCTGATGAGCCCGATCATGGCCTGCGCCGCAGCCCTCGCCGGACATCTCGCCGACATTCGCAAAATCTCTTAA
- a CDS encoding 50S ribosomal protein L19 — translation MNIIEQLEKKEIEKWNAERPVPDFQAGDTVRVNVKVVEGSRERVQAFEGVCIARTNRSINSAFTVRKVSHGEGVERVFPLYSARIASIEVVRFGSVRRAKLYYLRERSGRSARIAEDATRRIAAREKAREAAGSSPTKKKTRGKKKAAAAKAE, via the coding sequence ATGAACATCATCGAACAGCTCGAAAAGAAAGAAATCGAGAAATGGAACGCCGAACGCCCCGTTCCGGACTTCCAGGCCGGCGACACGGTCCGCGTAAACGTGAAAGTCGTTGAAGGATCGCGTGAGCGCGTTCAGGCTTTCGAAGGCGTTTGCATCGCCCGCACAAACCGCAGCATCAATTCTGCTTTTACGGTGCGAAAAGTTTCCCATGGCGAGGGCGTCGAGCGTGTCTTCCCCCTCTATTCCGCACGCATCGCCAGCATCGAAGTTGTGCGTTTTGGTTCGGTGCGACGGGCAAAACTCTATTATCTGCGTGAACGTTCCGGACGCAGCGCACGCATCGCCGAAGACGCAACACGGCGCATTGCAGCGCGTGAGAAGGCGCGCGAAGCGGCGGGAAGCAGCCCGACCAAGAAAAAAACGCGCGGAAAGAAAAAAGCGGCGGCGGCAAAAGCCGAATAG
- a CDS encoding 30S ribosomal protein S16, with amino-acid sequence MSVKIRMSRGGAKKRPFYRIVVTDSRNPRDGRFLEKVGSYNPMLAKDNPDRVKLVPDRITHWLSVGAKPSDRVARFLGEAGIIPMPARRNNPQKAIPKKDRGKEGEDAPAAE; translated from the coding sequence ATGAGTGTTAAAATTCGCATGTCCCGTGGCGGTGCCAAAAAGCGCCCCTTCTATCGGATCGTCGTAACGGATTCGCGCAACCCCCGCGATGGCCGCTTCCTTGAAAAGGTCGGCTCCTACAACCCGATGCTGGCCAAGGACAACCCGGACCGCGTGAAGCTCGTCCCGGACCGGATCACCCATTGGCTTTCCGTTGGTGCCAAGCCAAGTGATCGCGTTGCCCGTTTCCTTGGCGAGGCGGGAATCATCCCGATGCCGGCACGGCGCAACAACCCGCAAAAGGCAATCCCTAAAAAGGACCGCGGCAAGGAAGGCGAAGACGCGCCCGCAGCAGAATAG
- the leuB gene encoding 3-isopropylmalate dehydrogenase → MAKIGKLLLLPGDGIGPEVMAEVRHLIHWLDTHRDVQFEIEEGLIGGSAYDVEGTPLTDETMARALAVDAVLLGAVGGPKWDVLPFDKKPERGLLRIRKEMGLFANLRPAIVFDALADASALKRDRVFGLDILIVRELTGGIYFGEPRGIEEIGKGERRGVNTQVYTTKEIVRVARVAFALARKRDNRVCSVEKSNVMESGLLWREDVTKLHAAEYSDVALTHMYADNCAMQLVREPKQFDVIVTDNLFGDMLSDEAAMLTGSLGMLPSASLGKADANGRSRALYEPVHGSAPDITGQGIANPLATILSFAMLLRYSFDLQEEACAIENAVRHVLDGGLRTADIMQPGMARVSTPVMGEALLRELDKLSP, encoded by the coding sequence ATGGCTAAAATCGGAAAGCTGCTTCTTTTGCCTGGCGATGGCATTGGCCCCGAGGTGATGGCAGAAGTCCGCCACCTGATCCACTGGCTGGACACACACCGGGATGTGCAATTCGAAATCGAGGAAGGCCTGATTGGCGGCAGCGCCTATGACGTCGAAGGCACGCCGCTAACGGACGAAACGATGGCGCGCGCCCTGGCGGTGGACGCCGTTCTTCTGGGCGCCGTCGGCGGACCGAAATGGGACGTGCTTCCCTTTGACAAAAAACCGGAGCGGGGCCTGCTTCGCATCCGCAAGGAAATGGGCCTGTTTGCCAATCTGCGCCCGGCGATTGTCTTCGACGCCCTGGCCGACGCCTCGGCCCTGAAACGCGACCGTGTTTTCGGCCTCGACATTCTGATCGTGCGCGAGCTTACCGGCGGCATCTATTTCGGCGAGCCCCGAGGCATCGAAGAGATTGGCAAGGGCGAACGCCGCGGCGTCAACACGCAAGTCTACACGACGAAAGAAATCGTCCGCGTCGCGCGTGTCGCCTTCGCCCTTGCCAGAAAACGCGACAACCGCGTCTGTTCTGTCGAAAAAAGCAACGTGATGGAAAGCGGGCTTCTCTGGCGGGAAGACGTGACCAAGCTGCATGCGGCGGAATATAGCGACGTCGCGCTTACCCACATGTACGCGGACAACTGCGCCATGCAACTGGTGCGCGAACCGAAACAGTTTGACGTGATCGTAACCGACAATCTTTTCGGCGACATGCTGTCGGACGAAGCGGCGATGTTGACCGGCTCCCTCGGCATGCTGCCTTCCGCCTCCCTTGGGAAGGCCGATGCGAACGGGCGCAGCCGCGCCCTTTACGAGCCGGTTCATGGAAGCGCGCCGGACATCACCGGCCAAGGCATCGCCAACCCGCTGGCAACGATTTTGAGCTTTGCGATGCTGCTGCGCTATTCCTTCGACCTGCAGGAGGAAGCCTGCGCCATCGAAAACGCGGTCCGTCATGTTCTTGATGGCGGCCTGCGCACAGCCGACATCATGCAGCCGGGCATGGCCAGGGTCTCAACCCCGGTCATGGGCGAGGCCCTGCTGCGCGAACTCGACAAGCTTTCGCCTTAA
- a CDS encoding signal recognition particle protein: protein MFESLTNRLGDVFDRLRKRGALSPEDVKSALREIRIALLEADVALPVVKDFITKIEERAVGEAVARAIAPGQMVVKIVHDTLVEMLGAEAQGLNLNAEPPLAILVVGLQGSGKTTTVAKIAQRLTQKEKKKVLMASLDVYRPAAQEQLGVLGQQASLAVLTPIKDEAPVAIAKRAMADARKGGFDIVLLDTAGRLQIDDAMMAEAEAVRNAVTPTETLLVADAMTGQNALGVAETFHARIGLTGIVLTRLDGDARGGAALSMRAATGCPIKFVGVGEKIDALEEFHPDRIAGRILGMGDIVSLVEKAQATTSEEDIARLTSKLEKGRFDLEDMAQQFRQLRKMGGISELVSHLPGLNKLQKNRAASKIDEGLLRRQEAIIHSMTPGERRNPKILHASRKQRIAQGSGTDVRDVNRLLKQFRDMQTMMKKMKKMGNMGKLGMGKPALGGPIPFDPTRPPNA, encoded by the coding sequence ATGTTCGAAAGTCTTACAAACCGGCTTGGTGACGTCTTTGATCGGCTCCGCAAACGTGGTGCCCTTTCGCCAGAGGACGTGAAATCAGCGCTTCGGGAAATCCGGATTGCGCTTTTGGAAGCGGACGTCGCCCTGCCCGTCGTCAAGGATTTCATCACCAAAATCGAGGAACGCGCCGTCGGCGAAGCGGTCGCGCGCGCCATCGCCCCCGGTCAGATGGTCGTGAAAATCGTCCACGATACCCTTGTCGAAATGCTTGGCGCCGAGGCCCAGGGCCTGAACCTGAACGCGGAACCGCCCCTTGCCATTCTTGTCGTCGGCCTCCAAGGCTCGGGAAAAACGACGACGGTCGCCAAGATCGCCCAGCGTCTGACCCAAAAGGAAAAGAAAAAGGTGCTGATGGCGTCCCTTGACGTTTATCGGCCCGCCGCCCAGGAACAGCTTGGCGTTCTAGGCCAACAGGCGTCCCTCGCCGTGCTGACGCCGATAAAAGACGAAGCGCCGGTCGCGATTGCAAAGCGCGCCATGGCCGATGCCCGCAAGGGCGGGTTCGACATCGTGCTGCTCGACACCGCCGGGCGGCTGCAGATTGACGACGCCATGATGGCCGAGGCCGAGGCCGTCCGCAACGCCGTCACGCCGACCGAAACCCTGCTTGTCGCCGATGCCATGACGGGCCAGAACGCCCTTGGCGTGGCCGAAACTTTCCATGCCCGCATTGGCCTCACCGGCATCGTGCTGACGCGCCTTGACGGGGACGCGCGCGGCGGTGCCGCCCTTTCCATGCGCGCGGCAACCGGCTGCCCAATCAAATTTGTCGGCGTCGGTGAAAAAATCGACGCGCTGGAAGAATTTCACCCGGACCGCATCGCCGGTCGCATCCTGGGCATGGGCGACATCGTAAGCCTCGTCGAAAAAGCCCAGGCGACGACCAGCGAAGAAGACATTGCGCGCCTGACCTCGAAACTGGAAAAAGGCCGTTTCGACCTTGAAGACATGGCGCAGCAGTTTCGCCAGCTCCGCAAGATGGGCGGGATCAGCGAACTGGTTTCGCATTTGCCCGGACTGAACAAACTCCAGAAGAACCGGGCAGCCTCGAAAATCGACGAAGGCCTCTTGCGACGCCAGGAAGCCATTATCCATTCGATGACGCCTGGCGAACGACGCAACCCGAAAATCCTGCACGCCTCGCGCAAACAGCGCATCGCGCAAGGGTCCGGCACGGATGTGCGCGATGTGAACCGCCTGCTGAAGCAATTCCGCGACATGCAGACGATGATGAAGAAAATGAAGAAGATGGGAAATATGGGAAAGCTGGGGATGGGAAAACCCGCCCTTGGCGGCCCTATCCCCTTTGACCCAACGCGTCCCCCCAACGCCTAA
- a CDS encoding tRNA (guanosine(37)-N1)-methyltransferase TrmD gives MAGQTPLWQAKVFTLYPEMFPGILDFSLPGKARKSGIWALEVVDIRRFARDKHRSVDDTPFGGGPGMVLRPDVIDTALEAEATPQAPMICLSPRGRPLDQDCVRRLAQEKDVTFLCGRFEGIDERVLEKWDMEEISLGDFILSGGEPAATALIDACVRLLPGVIGSQDALVEESFEGGLLEYPHYTRPQNWKGREVPEVLLSGHHEKIRDWRLAMAEEITHKRRPDLWARYVRKKL, from the coding sequence GTGGCCGGACAGACGCCCCTGTGGCAGGCAAAGGTTTTTACCCTGTACCCGGAGATGTTTCCGGGAATTCTCGACTTTTCGCTGCCGGGCAAGGCACGTAAAAGCGGGATTTGGGCCTTGGAAGTGGTGGACATTCGCCGTTTTGCGCGCGATAAACACCGCTCTGTCGACGACACGCCTTTCGGCGGCGGGCCTGGGATGGTGCTTCGCCCCGACGTCATTGATACGGCCCTTGAGGCGGAAGCCACCCCACAAGCGCCGATGATCTGCCTTTCCCCACGGGGCCGACCGCTGGACCAGGATTGCGTCCGCCGCCTCGCCCAGGAGAAAGACGTGACGTTTCTTTGCGGACGCTTCGAGGGCATCGACGAGCGCGTGTTGGAGAAATGGGACATGGAAGAAATCAGCCTCGGCGATTTCATCCTGTCTGGCGGCGAACCGGCCGCAACCGCGCTGATCGATGCCTGCGTGCGGCTGCTGCCGGGGGTGATTGGAAGCCAGGATGCCCTGGTTGAAGAAAGTTTTGAAGGCGGGCTTCTAGAATACCCGCACTACACCCGGCCGCAAAACTGGAAAGGCCGCGAGGTGCCGGAAGTTCTGCTTTCCGGGCACCATGAGAAAATCCGCGACTGGCGTCTTGCCATGGCGGAAGAAATTACGCACAAGCGACGTCCGGACCTGTGGGCCCGTTACGTCCGGAAAAAGCTTTAA